In Nicotiana tabacum cultivar K326 chromosome 19, ASM71507v2, whole genome shotgun sequence, one DNA window encodes the following:
- the LOC107774180 gene encoding short-chain dehydrogenase reductase 3b-like has protein sequence MANKLRLEGKVAVITGAASGIGEATARLFVEHGARVVIADIQDELGHQVVASIGTDKASYRHCDVTDEKQVEDAVAYAVEIYGTLDIMFSNAGTLGTLSSVLDMDMTVFDQTMTINARGSALAVKHAARVMVTEKIQGSIICTASVEAILAGAAPLAYVASKHAILGVVKAAARELGQHGIRVNCVSPYGIATPMVCKTFGGDAAPIEASICGNANLKGITLSTKHIAEAALFLASDESAYVSAHNLAVDGGLSSIMKLD, from the exons ATGGCAAATAAGCTCAG GTTGGAGGGTAAAGTGGCTGTAATAACTGGTGCTGCAAGCGGTATTGGTGAAGCAACTGCAAGATTGTTCGTGGAACATGGAGCTCGTGTAGTCATTGCTGACATTCAAGATGAACTTGGCCATCAAGTAGTGGCGTCAATCGGTACCGACAAGGCCAGCTACCGCCACTGCGACGTCACTGACGAGAAACAAGTCGAGGACGCTGTCGCCTATGCCGTCGAGATATACGGTACCCTCGATATCATGTTCAGCAATGCTGGCACCCTCGGCACCCTCAGTTCCGTTCTCGACATGGATATGACGGTGTTTGACCAGACGATGACTATTAACGCACGAGGATCGGCATTAGCCGTCAAGCATGCAGCTAGAGTCATGGTAACTGAAAAAATCCAAGGCTCCATCATATGTACGGCAAGCGTAGAGGCTATTTTAGCGGGTGCAGCTCCTTTAGCCTACGTGGCGTCGAAGCACGCCATCCTAGGCGTGGTGAAAGCGGCGGCGCGTGAGCTGGGGCAACATGGAATTAGGGTGAATTGTGTATCGCCTTATGGCATTGCGACGCCAATGGTATGCAAAACGTTCGGCGGGGATGCCGCCCCTATTGAAGCTTCAATATGTGGAAATGCTAACTTGAAAGGTATTACATTGAGTACAAAGCATATCGCAGAAGCAGCACTTTTCTTGGCGTCGGATGAGTCGGCTTACGTTAGTGCTCATAATTTGGCTGTCGATGGTGGCCTAAGTTCTATTATGAAGCTAGATTAA